Proteins encoded within one genomic window of Panicum virgatum strain AP13 chromosome 1N, P.virgatum_v5, whole genome shotgun sequence:
- the LOC120655379 gene encoding tocopherol cyclase, chloroplastic, with amino-acid sequence MNLAVAAPAAVPGVAPPPRAARPRCARLPRRGGGLPARAGTGSPASASTSSSSSPAAAAPVYAPTPQDRPLRTPHSGYHFDGTARPFFEGWYFKVAIPECRQSFCFMYSVENPLFRDGMSDLDKLVHGPRFTGVGAQILGADDKYICQFSEKSNNFWGSRHELMLGNTFIPNKDSTPPQGEVPPQEFAKRVLEGFQVTPIWHQGFIRDDGRSKYVPNVQTARWEYSTRPVYGWGDVKSKQLSTAGWLAAFPFFEPHWQICMAGGLSTGWIEWDGERFEFENAPSYSEKNWGGGFPRKWYWIQCNVFSGASGEVSLTAAGGLRKIGVGDTYESPSLIGVHYEGNFFEFVPWTGTVSWDITPWGSWKMSGENKTHLVEIEGTTTEPGTTLRAPTMEAGLVPACKDTCYGDLKLQLWENKYDGGKGKLILDATSNMAALEVGGGPWFSGWEGTTVVNEVVNNIVGTPIDVESLFPIPILKPPGL; translated from the exons ATgaacctcgccgtcgccgctcccgccgccgtgccgggcgtggcgccgcctccccgcgccgcgcgcccgcggtgCGCGCGCCTACCCCGTCGCGGCGGGGGCCTCCCCGCGCGCGCGGGCACGGGCTCGCCTGCCTCCGCCTcaacctcgtcgtcgtcgtcgcccgcggcggcggcacccgtCTACGCGCCCACGCCGCAGGACCGGCCGCTCCGGACGCCACATAGCGG GTACCACTTTGACGGCACCGCCAGACCTTTCTTTGAGGGATGGTACTTCAAGGTGGCCATACCAGAGTGCAGGCAGAGCTTCTGCTTCATGTACTCCGTTGAGAACCCACTGTTCCGTGACGGGATGAGTGATCTTGACAAGTTGGTACACGGTCCACGCTTTACTGGTGTGGGAGCACAAATCCTTGGCGCGGATGATAAGTACATATGCCAATTCTCTGAGAAATCAAATAACTTTTGGGGAA GTAGGCATGAACTAATGCTGGGAAACACTTTCATTCCCAACAAAGACTCAACTCCCCCGCAAGGGGAGGTCCCCCCTCAG GAGTTCGCAAAGCGTGTTTTGGAAGGGTTCCAAGTCACCCCAATCTGGCATCAGGGTTTTATACGTGATGATGGAAG GTCAAAGTATGTGCCGAATGTTCAAACAGCTCGTTGGGAGTACAGCACACGTCCAGTTTATGGGTGGGGTGATGTCAAATCTAAGCAGTTATCCACAGCTGGTTGGCTTGCAGCCTTTCCTTTCTTTGAACCTCATTGGCAAATATGCATGGCTGGTGGCTTGTCCACAG GATGGATAGAATGGGATGGAGAAcggtttgaatttgaaaatgcTCCATCTTACTCAGAAAAGAACTGGGGTGGAGGTTTCCCAAGAAAGTGGTATTGG ATCCAGTGCAATGTCTTCTCAGGCGCTTCTGGTGAAGTTTCTTTAACTGCTGCTGGTGGATTGAGGAAAATTGGAGTTGGTGATACTTACGAAAGTCCTTCACTG ATTGGAGTGCATTACGagggaaatttttttgaattcgtaCCTTGGACTGGGACAGTAAGCTGGGACATCACACCATGGGGTTCCTGGAAGATGTCTGGCGAGAACAAAACTCATCTG GTAGAAATAGAAGGAACCACTACAGAACCAGGCACTACTTTGAGAGCTCCTACTATGGAGGCTGGACTGGTGCCAGCATGCAAAGACACCTGCTATGGAGATCTTAAGCTACAATTGTGGGAAAATAAATATGATGGTGGCAAGGGAAAG TTGATACTTGATGCCACAAGCAACATGGCGGCACTGGAAGTCGGTGGGGGCCCTTGGTTCAGCGGGTGGGAAGGGACAACTGTTGTGAACGAGGTTGTAAATAACATTGTCGGCACCCCAATCGATGTGGAGAGTCTCTTCCCCATCCCAATTCTGAAGCCCCCAGGCCTGTAG